One genomic window of Anaerolineales bacterium includes the following:
- a CDS encoding DUF4433 domain-containing protein, which translates to MSGVKRRRLEELRLSSHPDLFVGDCVPFYF; encoded by the coding sequence ATGAGCGGGGTTAAGCGGCGGCGGCTTGAAGAGCTGCGTCTTTCCAGCCATCCCGACCTGTTCGTGGGGGATTGCGTGCCTTTCTACTTTTGA
- a CDS encoding DUF4433 domain-containing protein has product MLYMIAQGNHPELTYHGGQDPIIHLEADLRSVVAWADANGRRWAFTLSNAGARYFEDRCDLDRLGEINWDAVEATEWRLCKDGKQAEFLLERSFPWSLVERIGVHSQGIYQRVANALPKTGHHPGAEIRTEWYYP; this is encoded by the coding sequence ATGCTGTACATGATCGCCCAGGGCAATCATCCGGAACTAACCTACCATGGCGGGCAGGATCCCATTATCCATCTCGAAGCCGACCTGCGTTCGGTAGTCGCCTGGGCCGATGCAAATGGCCGGCGTTGGGCTTTCACATTATCCAACGCGGGCGCCCGGTATTTTGAGGACCGGTGCGACCTTGACCGGCTTGGCGAAATAAATTGGGACGCGGTGGAAGCCACCGAATGGAGGTTATGCAAAGACGGAAAACAAGCCGAATTCCTTCTGGAACGCAGCTTTCCCTGGAGCTTGGTGGAACGGATCGGGGTACATTCGCAGGGAATCTACCAAAGGGTGGCGAATGCCCTTCCGAAAACGGGCCATCATCCGGGGGCGGAAATCCGCACGGAATGGTATTATCCATGA
- a CDS encoding macro domain-containing protein, protein MIEYKSGDILNSKADALVNSVNCVGVMGRGIALQFKTAYPDNFKAYAAACKREEIQPGRMFVFETGRIDPPRFIINFPTKRHWRGKSRIEDIEAGLTALAGVIRSKGIHSIAIPPLGAGLGGLDWASEVRPRIEQALSPLTDVTVLIYKPEGAPASDVMKHRRDVPKMTPGRAALVGLMSRYLGGLLDPFITLLELHKLMYFMQEAGEPLQLRYKQGLFGPYAENLRHVLHEIDGYMVAGYNNGGDAPHKQLTLVPGAVADAETILNEHEDTRVRFDRVASLVDGFESPFGLELLSTVHWVMKNEPVRSQEEVVDRTYSWNERKRQFTPRQIKIAAETLMEKEWVSPLPGQISQ, encoded by the coding sequence ATGATCGAATATAAAAGCGGCGACATTTTGAACAGCAAGGCCGACGCGCTCGTCAACAGCGTCAATTGCGTCGGCGTGATGGGGCGCGGAATCGCGTTGCAGTTCAAAACCGCCTATCCGGACAACTTCAAAGCGTATGCCGCGGCCTGCAAACGGGAGGAAATTCAGCCCGGCCGCATGTTTGTCTTTGAAACCGGCCGGATAGACCCTCCGCGGTTCATTATCAATTTCCCCACCAAACGCCACTGGCGGGGTAAGAGCCGGATCGAAGATATCGAAGCCGGATTGACGGCGCTTGCGGGAGTCATTCGTTCCAAGGGTATTCATTCGATTGCGATCCCGCCCTTGGGGGCCGGTCTGGGCGGGCTGGATTGGGCCAGCGAGGTGCGGCCGCGCATCGAGCAAGCATTGAGTCCGCTGACCGATGTGACCGTTCTCATTTATAAGCCGGAAGGGGCGCCGGCGTCGGACGTCATGAAGCACCGCCGTGATGTGCCAAAAATGACTCCCGGCCGGGCCGCCTTGGTGGGATTGATGTCCCGCTATCTCGGCGGTCTGCTCGATCCTTTCATTACTCTTCTGGAATTGCATAAACTGATGTATTTTATGCAGGAGGCCGGAGAGCCTTTACAGCTTCGATATAAGCAAGGTCTCTTTGGCCCGTATGCGGAAAATTTACGCCACGTTTTGCATGAAATCGACGGGTACATGGTCGCCGGATACAACAACGGCGGCGACGCGCCCCATAAGCAATTAACTCTTGTGCCCGGGGCGGTGGCGGATGCCGAAACTATCCTGAATGAGCATGAGGATACACGCGTTCGTTTCGACCGGGTGGCTTCGCTGGTGGATGGTTTCGAATCGCCGTTTGGATTGGAATTGCTTTCCACCGTCCATTGGGTGATGAAGAACGAGCCGGTGCGTTCGCAGGAGGAGGTAGTCGATCGCACCTATTCGTGGAACGAGCGCAAGCGTCAGTTTACCCCCCGTCAAATAAAAATCGCAGCGGAGACCCTCATGGAAAAGGAATGGGTGTCTCCCCTGCCTGGGCAAATCTCGCAGTGA
- a CDS encoding type I restriction endonuclease subunit R, with translation MGVSPAWANLAVSVTDISERGLESLICAALTGSPCLSAEGSAMAGETGDAQAVHERPAAYGAGWICGDPEAYDREYCVDLAQLSAFLNATQPETADALELGRDGPARRSFLARLQGEISKRGTIDVLRNGIKHGPHHIDLFFGTPSPGNAKAAERFAADRFSVTRQLRYSRDETQHSLDLCLFINGLPVATFELKNSLTKQTVEDAIQQYQRDRDPRERLFEFGRCVAHFAVDDHEVRFCTHLAGKSAWFLPFNRGWNDGAGNPPNPDGLKTDYLWKRILTRDGLTDILENYAQIIETKDPKSGKKKAVQIWPRFHQLDVVRKLLADIREAGAGRRYLVHHSAGSGKSNSIAWLAHQLIGLKKNDAAVFDSIIVVTDRILLDQQIRDTIKQFAQVSATVGHAERSGDLRKFIAEGKKIIITTVQKFPFILDEIGSEHRGRKFAIIIDEAHSSQGGRTSAALSMALSAAGAEDEDETLEDKINRLMESKKLLPNASYFAFTATPKNKTLEIFGEPEPQPDGKVKHRPFHSYTMKQAIQEGFILDVLKYYTPVDSYYKLVKKIEGDPEFDTKRAKKKLRRYVESHEHAIRLKAEIMVDHFHEQVLALNKIGGEARAMVVTSGIERAIQYFHAIRDYLAERKSRYRAIVAFSGEHEYGGVKVTEASLNGFPSSQIADKIQEDPYRFLICADKFQTGYDEPLLHTMYVDKVLSGIKAVQTLSRLNRAHPKKHDVFVLDFMNDSDTIQLAFSDYYRTTILAEETDPNKLHDLKASLDDYQVYAPVQVEELVALYLGGADRDRLDPILDASVAEYRGRLNEDGQVDFKGKAKAFLRTYGFLSSILPYTNADWEKLSIFLTFLVPKLPAPVEEDLARGILEAIDMDSYRVEKQAAIRIQLPDADAEIGPVPALGGGHLPEPELDRLSNIIKAFNDQFGNIPWSDADRVHKLITEDIPSRVAADKAYQNARLNSDRQNARIEHDKALARVMTTVLRDDTELFKQFMDNEGFRRWLTDTVFGLTYESPRP, from the coding sequence ATGGGTGTCTCCCCTGCCTGGGCAAATCTCGCAGTGAGCGTCACCGACATCTCCGAACGCGGCCTCGAAAGTCTGATCTGCGCGGCGTTGACCGGCTCGCCGTGTCTGTCCGCCGAAGGCTCGGCGATGGCGGGCGAAACGGGAGACGCCCAAGCTGTCCATGAACGGCCGGCGGCCTACGGAGCCGGATGGATCTGCGGCGATCCGGAAGCCTACGACCGCGAATATTGCGTCGACCTCGCCCAATTATCGGCTTTCCTGAACGCGACCCAGCCGGAAACCGCCGACGCGCTCGAACTCGGCCGCGACGGCCCTGCGCGCCGCTCGTTCCTGGCGCGGTTGCAGGGCGAAATCAGCAAGCGCGGAACCATCGACGTCTTACGCAACGGCATTAAGCACGGACCGCACCACATCGACCTGTTTTTCGGAACCCCCTCGCCGGGCAACGCCAAAGCTGCCGAGCGCTTTGCCGCGGACCGTTTCAGCGTCACCCGCCAGTTGCGCTACAGCCGGGATGAAACCCAGCATTCGCTCGACCTGTGCCTATTCATTAACGGTCTGCCCGTCGCCACCTTCGAACTGAAGAACAGCCTGACCAAGCAAACGGTCGAGGACGCCATCCAGCAGTACCAGCGCGACCGCGATCCGCGCGAGAGGCTCTTCGAGTTCGGGCGCTGCGTGGCGCATTTCGCCGTGGACGACCATGAAGTGCGTTTCTGCACCCACCTCGCCGGCAAGAGCGCCTGGTTCCTGCCTTTCAACCGGGGCTGGAACGACGGCGCAGGCAATCCACCCAATCCGGACGGCTTGAAAACCGACTACCTCTGGAAGCGAATCCTCACCCGCGACGGCCTCACAGACATTCTCGAAAACTACGCGCAGATCATCGAAACCAAGGACCCGAAGTCCGGTAAGAAAAAAGCGGTTCAAATCTGGCCGCGGTTCCATCAGCTCGACGTGGTGCGCAAACTGCTCGCCGACATCCGGGAAGCCGGCGCCGGCCGGCGCTACCTGGTCCATCACTCGGCGGGGAGCGGAAAATCCAACTCCATCGCCTGGCTGGCGCACCAGCTGATCGGCTTGAAAAAGAACGACGCCGCTGTCTTCGATTCGATCATCGTCGTCACCGACCGGATCCTCCTCGACCAGCAGATCCGCGACACGATCAAACAATTCGCCCAGGTCAGCGCCACGGTCGGCCATGCCGAGCGTTCGGGGGACCTGCGCAAGTTCATCGCCGAGGGAAAGAAGATCATCATCACCACGGTGCAGAAGTTCCCCTTTATTCTCGATGAGATCGGCAGCGAGCATCGCGGGCGGAAATTCGCGATCATCATCGACGAGGCGCACTCCAGCCAGGGCGGCCGCACCTCGGCGGCGTTGTCGATGGCGCTCTCCGCGGCCGGAGCCGAGGACGAAGACGAAACGCTGGAAGACAAGATCAACCGGTTGATGGAATCCAAGAAGCTGCTGCCCAACGCCAGCTACTTCGCCTTCACGGCCACGCCCAAGAACAAGACGCTCGAGATTTTCGGCGAGCCCGAGCCGCAGCCGGACGGCAAGGTCAAGCACCGGCCGTTCCACAGCTATACGATGAAGCAAGCCATCCAGGAGGGTTTCATCCTGGATGTGCTTAAGTATTACACGCCGGTGGACAGCTACTACAAGCTGGTCAAGAAAATCGAGGGCGACCCCGAATTCGACACCAAACGGGCGAAGAAAAAACTGCGCCGCTACGTCGAAAGCCACGAACACGCCATCCGGCTCAAAGCCGAGATCATGGTCGACCACTTCCACGAGCAAGTTTTGGCGCTGAATAAAATCGGCGGCGAGGCGCGGGCGATGGTCGTGACGAGCGGCATCGAGCGCGCAATACAGTACTTCCACGCCATCCGCGACTACCTGGCCGAGCGCAAGAGCCGTTACCGGGCGATTGTGGCGTTTTCGGGCGAGCACGAATACGGCGGGGTCAAGGTCACTGAGGCGTCTCTCAACGGTTTCCCTTCCAGCCAAATCGCCGACAAAATTCAGGAGGATCCGTATCGTTTTCTGATCTGCGCCGATAAATTCCAGACCGGATACGACGAACCGCTTCTGCACACGATGTACGTGGATAAGGTGCTTTCCGGGATCAAGGCCGTGCAGACCCTTTCGCGCCTCAACCGGGCGCATCCGAAGAAGCACGACGTGTTCGTGCTCGACTTCATGAACGACTCCGACACGATCCAGTTGGCGTTCTCCGACTACTACCGGACGACGATTCTGGCGGAGGAGACCGATCCCAACAAACTGCACGACCTGAAGGCATCACTCGACGATTATCAGGTCTATGCACCCGTGCAGGTGGAAGAGCTCGTAGCGCTCTATCTGGGCGGCGCCGACCGCGACCGGCTCGACCCGATCCTCGACGCCAGCGTCGCGGAATACCGGGGGCGGCTGAACGAGGACGGGCAGGTCGATTTCAAGGGAAAGGCCAAAGCCTTCCTGCGGACATACGGATTCCTATCCTCGATCCTGCCGTATACCAATGCCGATTGGGAAAAGCTTTCAATCTTCTTAACATTCCTGGTTCCCAAATTACCGGCGCCGGTGGAAGAAGACCTCGCGCGTGGGATCCTCGAAGCGATCGACATGGACAGTTATCGAGTGGAAAAACAGGCGGCCATCCGGATCCAGCTTCCCGACGCTGACGCGGAGATTGGCCCGGTCCCCGCGCTCGGCGGCGGCCACCTGCCCGAACCCGAACTCGACCGGCTTTCCAACATCATCAAAGCCTTCAATGACCAATTCGGGAACATCCCCTGGTCCGATGCCGACCGGGTACACAAGCTGATCACCGAGGACATCCCCAGCCGGGTCGCTGCGGACAAGGCGTACCAAAATGCGCGACTGAATTCCGACAGACAAAACGCCCGGATCGAGCACGACAAGGCGCTCGCCCGGGTGATGACGACGGTGCTGAGGGACGACACCGAGTTGTTCAAACAGTTCATGGATAATGAGGGATTCCGGCGCTGGCTGACGGATACGGTGTTCGGGCTGACGTATGAATCCCCAAGACCATAG